Part of the Chlorogloeopsis sp. ULAP01 genome, ACGCAACATGGATAAGTCTTGATTGAGGGCCTTCCCAAAAGCTAAAGCCTGTCGGTGAAATGCCGGAGGAGAAATCCCCAGTCCCCGGTTTGGATAATGCAAACGGATTTTCTGCCCAATAACACGAATCATCTGCAAGGAAATAACTTCCTGGGAACTAACCCAGATGCGACCAATCAAATTTCCATCTGGTGTTAAAATCACACTCAAAATCTGAGTATCTGAGCCGTTGCGGTTTTGTGCCAGTTGAATTAAGTCTGGTTCGTTAGTATCATCCTGGATAGAGAATTCTCTCAAACTTTCTGGGTGGCTGTGGAAAACGGCTACCGTCAGGTTCTTTGCTTGTGCCACTTGCAATGCCCGAACAAAAGAATCTGTTTTCCAGGTAATGTGTTTGACAGAGAAGGAAACAATTTCATCCTCTGGCACTGGTATTACTTCATATGAAATGAATTTTTGGTGCGGCTGTCCATCCCAAGGGTCGGTATTTATAACGGCCTTTCCACACAGGACATATGCTGCTCGCTCTTTCCCATCTGTGGTTAATAGCAATTCCCGCAGGGAATTTAAGTGTTGCTCTTGCAATGTCAAGCTTGCAGAAATCAAGCAGCCACCTCCAAAGCATTTTCAATCCGTTTGAGCATTGTCCATATGCCATCTGTACCAGGTCGCCACTCATTGTTATGTCTCGACCATCGTTGCCATTTCTGACTATTAAATTGGTGTGCTTGGTCAGCTGCTTTTGGATATTTTGCACCTTGTACTAACTTTACCCACGGCAGCAGGTAAAACATATCGGGGGGTGCATCCGGATATCCGCTCGGCAAGAGAATTAGGATATCTGCCTGTTCGGTATCAAAACGACCAGGTGGTAACTGAAATTCCCGTAAAATGACACCCTTTTGACTGGCATCTACCACTTCTTCAAAAGGTAAACCCCTGTTTTCCAGGTATTGGCGATCGTTTGAGGGTAAAAAGCTCATTACTTAACCCTCCGTTGTAGTCTTTTTACCAGTGAAGAATCGCTCGACTCCTGGTGCTTGTAAATCGACAGATTCGTTATCAGCAATTGGGCGGTCTTCTGCACCGCGTACTTCCAGCCACACTCCATAGGATTTAGGGTCAACACCTGCAAGTTCCTTCAGCTTTAACCCTGTGATAATTGGCGCGCCCCACTCAAATCGCCGACCGTCGATAACAAAACGGAAAGAGCGATCGCTACGCCAAGTAATGAATCGCTCGATACCGGGCTTTCTGAGTTCGACCGTTTCATCAAGGCGGATTTCTTCCAACTGACCGTTATGTAGCACTTGGAAGATGAGGTGCTCATCCACGGGTCTCTTGCTTGCTTTATCAAGCAGCTGCCCTCCTGTAATCACGGGGTCGTCTACTTTGTAACTTCGGTCATCAATCCGCACCAAGTAGTGTTTTGCAAGCGGTGGTTGTACAGCTCCGTGCTGCTTGACCCACGCTTCCAGTTCAATTTCCTCAACCACTGTATTGTTAGTCATAGTTTTAGTTGCAAATTTGACTTTTGATTTCACTTATGAAATTTCATCCATTATATTGCACACCTGATGTAAAATTGCAAGAGTGAAATTGGAGGTAAAATGGCAAAAGGACAGTTTGATGTTGAAGCCTTTTACGCAGCATTGGACAGTCAGAGGCTGTCTAAGCGTTTGACTTGGAAACAAGTTGCCGAAAAATCTGGCGTTAGTGCGTCCACTTTGACTCGGATCGCGCAAGGTAGACGACCAGATGTAGACAGTATGGCAGCTCTGTTAGCATGGTCTGGGCTGAACGCAGACTCCTTCATCAAGCGCGAACAGGATACTCCAACCGAATCCGAACCACTTGCTAAAATTACGGCATATTTGCGTGCAGACCCCCATTTAACGCCAGAAGCTGCATCTGCAATGGAAGCCGTCATCAAAGCTGCTTACGAGAAACTTCGCAAGGATCAATGAGATGACATTACGCTGTGGTTTTAGGAAGGAGGTAAATGCTTATGCCAGTTAAGGCGAAGTTCCGTCGCGGCTTTAAGAAGGAGGCAAGTGCTTATTCCAGGGAGTTTCGGGCAGAGCTTGGTCTAAAACCACATGATCCCTTATGTCCTTGGCAGCTTGCTGAACATTTAGCAATTCCTATTGTTCCTCTGTCGGAATTTCAAAATAAAATTCCTGACGAGGTTCGCTATCTCACAGAAAAAGACACAAAAAGTTTTTCTGCGATAACAGTGTTTTATGGTACACAAAGAATAATTGTTCACAATGACGCTCACAGCCTTCTACGTCAGGCTTCCAATGTCTCTCACGAGTTAAGTCATGGCATCCTTCAACACCAGCCAGATGAAGTCTTCAACGAATGCGGATGCCGGAATTTTAACCAAGAATATGAAGATGAAGCAAACTGGTTAGGCCCAGCACTTTTAATTTCAGAAGAAGCTGCCCTCCATATTGTTAAAATCGCAATGACAATAGATGAGGCTGTTGAATATTACCGTGCTAGCAAGGAAGTGATCAATATGCGTATTAATGTTACTGGAGCGAGAAAACGAATTTCTTCTCGTTGGAGAGCTAGTTGAATTAGCTTAAGTGCAAAAATTAATATTCAGCAGTCTCTTCCTGGGGCTGCTCTTTTTCTTGGGATTTGATTTTGGCGTGATAATCTGCGTTCGCTTCTTCCCAATCTCCAAATTGAGTTGGGTTAACCTCTTCAACAAACTTGACAATTAACCGCTTGCCTAACAATGCCATGACTTCCCCTACTCCGTATTCAGGGGAGTAAACGTGTTTGCCAGTAGTCAACCATTCGGGAGGTTCCCCAACAGTTTGGTTAGCGGCGCGGATCAGGGCAGCGTAGTCGGTTGGTTTATCGTTGGTCACAAATCTATGTTTTTGCTACCAAAAGATATTTGTTACTTGTTAAGTATAAATCTAATTATTTAATTGAGGTCAAAAAAGCTTGGGATTATTACAAAACTTATTGCGGTAAAGACGAGCAGCAATACAGCCAAGTATGGGTGAGAACATATAATTTAAACGTTTATAAGTTTGAATTTGTTATTGCTGATTGGGAGTTTTTTCAATACCTTGAAGATAATGCCGATGCTCGCACACAGTATGTTGAAGAAGTAGAAATTTTTAGTGAAAAACTTAAAGCGTTAAAAGATTTAGGTATTTTTGAAAAACTATTGCTACAAGAGGAATATAATTACATCAATTATGAGGGAAAGAAAAGCCTAACAACAGCTGCTTATATTAGATACCGTAGACCACTGCTGAATTGCATTACAACAATTATCTCGTAATACCCATTATTTAGAAAGTTGCACAAAATAAAGCTTTAACGATTAAGTTTAATATTACAATAAGTCTCATTATTAAGTCTAATATCAGGTAAATTGGTGCGCTTACAAGTCCAGTTAAATCGTGGCAATGACAATCAACTAATCGATGGGGTTATTGTTGAACTTGCACAAAATCACATTGATGATTTTGAAAACCTTTGGCGCGAGCAATTGCGTGTTTTTCAGACAGAGGATAAATTCTGGGATTGGTTGTTTAAACTTGGCTACATTAGCAACAATGAAAACGAAGAAGGTTACGCTCTCGAAGTAGAAGGCTGCACCCAAGGGTTGATGATGGTGGAAACTCAACTCCACGGTTCGCGAGAGGCTATCGGACAGCGATTGGTATATATTCAGTACATCACCTCAGCTCCGTGGAACCGTAAGGAAATCCAACGCCCGCCGCGATATAAGGGAGTGGGAACGGCATTGCTGCGATACGCTCGGATTAGGAGCGTCGAGTTGGGATATGGTGGGAGAGTTGGCTTGCACTCGTTGCGTTCTAGCGAACAGTTTTACGAAAATCAAGGCATGACCAACTTTGGTTCCGAAGAAGAGTACGAAGATATGACATATTTCGAGTACGGTTTGCTGCGCCGCCCATTACGATAGTGCTGGAGGAAAAAATAATGAACGAAGAAATAACTATTGGCGAAGCTATCGATTTACTATTTCACCCCGGATCGTTTCAAGAAGCAATCCGTATCGAGGACGAGGCTGACTGTGATGTGATAGCAGGGTTGGATTGGGGAACAGCTATAAGTGCATTATTGAAAAATCCTGGTTTGCTGGGCAGAATGACGCAACTGCGTGTCTCGCTTAACCGCGAAATCCGCCATCTGCTCTCCGAGTGGAATTTAGGAGTGGGAGAAGAAGCTGCGGTTATTGTTGCGCGATCGCTTTTGTTATCTCGACTAAAATCGCCAGAAGTATCTGTGTTACCAATGCTTGAAGGTATCTTGATGCAAAATGACCTGTACGGGGAAGAGTTTATCCAAAATTCTGACATTTTGCGACAGTTGCTTGGAGTTCTGCTTGTTGAGAGTGACTGGGAAGACATTGCAACTGCTGCGGCAAATGCAGTTAGGATGCAAGTGATGCAACGAATATCTGCTTGAGTAAAAGAAATTATGGACAATTCGGATCACATTATGCTTTAAGTACAGTTTGAGAAAGATTGTTACCTGTTCCATGCCGCAGCATATGGGCATGAACTGGAAAAGGTAAACCTGCTAACTCACCAGCTTGCTCAACAATACCGCCTATCGAATACAGTCGCTTTTGACGAGAATGCGCACACAATTGTTATTCATCCGACGGTTGGCGAAGAGTTTTTCAGCTTACGGTGAGTCCTCATTGGGTATGGCAGCGATCGCACTCACAGGCTGCTGTCTATATATTCTAATCGAATAGACGTTCACTATTCAGAAATAATTTCTATTTGAGAAAATTTGATTAAGACTGAATATTTCCTTTTTATCAAGAACTGCTGTAGGTAGTGTGACGAGCTTTTAATGATGAGGAACCATTCATATTGGACAGATTTGACCTTTGCACTTCCACGACTCCACGAAACATATTCATACCGCAGGTAAAGGGATATTGCCCTGGTTTTTCAGGTGTAAACTCAACAGAGGTGACGTGATTCAGGTCTAATTGTTGAGCAATGTGAAAATCGGGTAACAATACTTGCTCCAAACAACTACTCGGATCTCGTCGCATGAAATTTAACCGAACTTTTTGACCTGCATTCACGACTATACGGCTTGGTTCATAGCCACCATCGACCAAAATAGTGACTTCCTCTATTCCTTGATTAGTTTCAGCCTGCTGGGACTTGGTTTTACTCCAAATAAACCACCATAGCTCCAGCCCAATTAATGCTATGCCACCCACAGTCACACCGACTTTTACACCTAAAGGTTGCTCAATGCGGCGAAACTGAGTAGTTTGCTCTGTTTCGGATAATGGCATTTCGCCTGGCGGCATTTGGGCACGTGTTACGCCTGAAGTAACACCAAGCAAAAATCCCAAAGCAATAAGGTGTCCGAAAATTGTTTTTTTACTGAACATTGCTTAAACTCCACCAAATGTTTTGGGTTGAAAATTCCGCAAGCGCAAGGCGTTAGTGACGACAGAAACAGAGCTAAATGCCATTGCTCCCCCAGCAATAATTGGATTAAGTAACCAGCCAAACAAGGGAAACAAAATTCCGGCAGCAATGGGAATGCCAGCAACATTGTAGATAAAGGCAAAGAAAAGATTTTGACGAATGTTGCGAATGGTGGCGCGACTAAGCCCAATCGCCGTGACAATGCCTTGTAAATCTCCAGAAATTAGGGTGATATCACTAGCGGCGATCGCTACATCTGTCCCCGTACCAATAGCAATCCCTACATCTGCCTGTGAAGCGTGCTGGTGCGTCATTGATGCCATCACCTACCATTGCCACCAGTTTTCCTTCTCTTTGGAGTGTTGCCACAGTAGCCGCTTTTTGATCTGGTCGTACTTCGGCTTCGACTCGTGTAATCCCAACTTGTTGAGCGATCGCTTCGGCTGTACGACGATTATCTCCAGTCAGCATAACCACCTCTAAACCTAACCTCCGCAGCGCTCTGACTGCTGCTGGTGAGGATGGTTTTATGGCATCTGCGATTCCCATCAATCCTTGAATTTCCCCATCCACTGCAATCCAAACAACAGTTTTACCAGATGCTTCTAAAATGTTTTTGTGCTGCTGGAGGGCGCTGGTATCAACACCTAATTCTTCCATCCAGCGTTGCGTACCAATTTGTACTAGATGGTCTGAAATAATGCCTTGGACACCACTTCCAGCAATGGCTTCAAAATTCCTGGCTTCTTGGGGAGTTACCTCTTGGGTTTTGGCATATGTGACAATAGCTTCTGCCAAAGGGTGTTCAGAATTCCTTTCTACAGACGCTGCTAGTTGCAGAAGTTTTAACTCATTACGGTTGGCTGTACCGTTATTAGTCACAAAATCTATAACAGTGGGCTTTCCTTGAGTTATGGTTCCTGTTTTATCCAGCACGATAGTCTGGATTTTGTGCGCTAGTTCCAAGCTTTCGGCTCCCTTAATGAGAATGCCGTTTTCTGCCCCTTTACCTGTCCCCACCATCACTGAGGTGGGAGTAGCTAAACCCAAGGCACAAGGACAGGCGATAATTAACACGCCAACTGTAGTGATTGTCGCTAGGGTGAGGTTGCCCATAACGTCAAACCAAATGACAAAAGTGGTAATAGCGATCGCTAACACTGCTGGTACAAACCACCCAGTCACTTGATCTGCTAAACGTTGAATCGGAGCTTTGGAGCCTTGAGCTTGTTGTACCAGTTTGACAATTTGGGACAAAACTGTATCCTTACCAACTCGTGTAGCGCGAAACTTAAAGCTACCAGTTTTGTTAATCGTGGCTCCAATTACCTCATCAGAAGGGTGCTTCTTAACTGGCATACTCTCGCCTGTCACCATTGATTCATCTACCGTGGAAGCACCTTCAATCACCTCGCCATCCACCGGAATTTTTTCACCGGGACGCACCAAAATCACATCTCCAATTTGAACTTCCTGGATGGGTACATCCATTTCTTTTCCATCTCGGATGATGCGAGCATCTCTTGCTTGCAAACCAATTAGTTTGCGGATAGCTTCGGAAGTTTGACCTCTAGCGCGATTTTCCAACAGCCGACCCAGTAATATCAAAGTGGTGATAACTGTTGCAGCTTCATAATACACATCAGGCATTAAACCTTGAGCGATAAAGAATCTAGGGAAAAGAGTGACAAACAGCGAATAGAAATAAGCCGCGCTAGTACCTAAAGCTACTAGGGTATCCATCGTTGCAGCATGGCGTTTAAGGGCTTTCCAGGCATTTCGATAAAAGGAAGCACCGCACCAAAACTGTACAGGAGTCGCCAGTACTAACTGTACCCAGGGATTATCTAGTAATAATAAGCTAACCCAACGTAGGTTTAACCCGGTCATGGCAGATAATGCCCCAATCACAATTAGGGTGCTGAGAATACCTCCAACTACAACTTTGCGTGTGAGGTCGCGTGACTCTGCCTTACGGGCAGCTTTCTCAGCATCATCTTCCCCTGTCACCATTTCTTGTTCTTGAAGGGAATAAGACGAGTATCCCGCAGCATCTATAGCCTCTTGGATTTTTTCTATATTGGTTTTGAGGGGATCGTACTGAATTGTAGCTTGTTCCGCGCCGAAGTTAACTTTAGCATCACTAACACCAGCAACAGTGCGAATCGCTTCTTCGATGTTGTTAGCGCAGGAGGCACAACTCATGCCCCGAAGTTTAACTGTGACGGTATCCATAGTAATACTAGCTTTTTAGCTAGTGCTTTGATTAAATTTTAGAAACAGTAACGAACATTTAAGATAATTTGTGTGATTGAAGCTGGTACTTAACTGAACTTCAATGGCTGTGGCGATCGCTACTATTGCTTCCTCCTGCAACCCTAGCTATACGCCGCTGCGCTTCGTTTGCTGGCTCCGTTCCCTGTCCTGTAGGAGCAACACCCACGCCATTTGAGTACACAAGTTCGCTACCCAGCCATCCCTGAAACAAAGTCAGTCCCAGCACCACGACAGCTACCACCAAATAACCCCATCCCCAATTAAAGCGTGGGTTGTACTGGATGAGCCAGCGCCAAATTGTTAGCCCTGCAATGGCAGCTGCAACAGTAAAGCCAACCCTCATGTGGGTGTGAACGTGCTGATGGGCTGTATGCTCAAGTCTTTCGCGTCTCATATCGAACAGTCCGGCAGGAACAGCGATCGCTGCCCCAATTAAAGCTCCAACCAGCGCCCACCAGCCCGTTGCCTGCAAAGACGCGTTATCCATTAAGTAACCAAATCCATCAGCAAAAACCGAGAGTGTGACAAGGGCGATGGGAAAGTGAACAATAGCGGGATGAATCGGTGGCATGATTGGTACCTCATCGAAATGTCAGTCAGTTACCTGTTGCCTACTTTTAAGCTGCGGGATAGCCAACGGCAGCAATCGCTTGTTTAATTTCCGCTTCTGGTTGCTGTGTCTCAACCCTGACCATTTTTGTTTTCGTGTCAACTTCTACTTTTGCCGTTGCATCAACACTTTTAACTGCTTTAGTGACGGTATCTACACAAGAAGCACAGACGATTTTCGGAACTTTAAGTTGTAATGGCATTTGCTTAACTCCAGGAAGTTAACGTTTTCTTGAAGAACTAATTCTATTTTTGAATCTCCAGTTAGCAGAAGAGTCAAGGGAAAAATACGCTCTCGCTTAAAGTTTTATTGTTTTATTCCTGAGTATCTTCAAATAGGTACAAGGCAATGGAGTTGTAGCAATGAATAACTTTTTTCCTGTGATGCATTTCCCTCCTTAATCTTTAAGGAGGGTAGTATACATCTCGGCTACCTTTACTGTTTAAGCTTAATTAAGCCACACCTGCAACAGTGGCGATTTTGCGATATTCCTCAGCAGCTTGGCGACAAGCTTGTGCACACTTTTGACAATGGGGGTTATCTGGGTACTTCTCACATTCACTGGCGCAGGCTTCGCAAATTTCGATACAAGAGCGAACAATTTGGGGAATGAAGCGCGAACTACGGCTTATATATGCAGCAGAAGTCCAGCATATTTGAGCACAATCTATGCACAGGCGAGCGCATTCAGGCATACTACCCAGGCATTCATCAGCACAGTGTTCGCATTCATAGGCGCAATGAACAGCAATATCTACACTGGATTGAGGTATTTTATGTGCCATTGTAATTCTCCTTAGATTAACAAGTCTTGGTTTAAGTCTGTTTTTAAACGTGCCTCTGCATGAGTTTCGATTGCAACGTTAGACATTTGCCGACAAGACTCGGCACAGCGACGGCACATATCAGCGCAAGCTTTCATTTGAGCATCATCACCCATGCGAAGCTCCTTTGGAGCCGCTACGCGAACGTAATTCTCCGCACACCGCTCACACACTTCTGCACAAACCTCGCAGGTACGAGCGTGTAACTGGGAAGTCCGTAGCATAAAATTAGCACTGGTTTGACAAATTTCAGCGCAGTCAAGCAGTAGTCGAATATGAGATTGTTCTACGTGATTGCCACCCTTTTGCAGACAGTATGTCACTGTATTCAAGCAGATGCTATGGCAGTCCAAGCAGTTCTGAATGCACTCCTGCATTCCTTGATTCACTTGGTTCAAGGTGAGTTGTTGTACAGTCATTCTTCAAACCTATGCAATTACTTGGATCGCTGTTTATGTATGCATAGTGGTTTTGCACTCGCTGACTACCGGATTACGGCAGCCAGCTTTTACAGCGTTTACAGTGACTTATGCAGTTGCCATTGACATTTGCCGACAAGATTGGGCACAACGACGACACATATCCGCGCAAGCTTTCATTTGAGCATCATCGCCCATGCGATCGCAATTCTCCGCACAGCGCTCACAAACTTCCGCGCAAACCCCACAGGTACGAGCGTGTAACTGGGAAGTTCTTAGCATAAAATTAGCGCTGGTTTCACAAATTTCAGCGCAGTCGAGCAATAGTTGAATGTGAGATTGTTCTGCGTGATTGCCACCTTTTTGTAAGCAATATGTCACCGTATTCAAGCAGATGCTGTGGCAGTCTAAGCAGTTCTGAATGCATTCCTGCATCTGTTGATTAACTTGGTTTAAGGTAAGTTGTTGTATTGCCATGCTTTTTACATCTCCAATTGCTTAGGTCAGAGGCAGAATTTCCTCTAGCCTCACCTTAAAAATGTTGAGGTACAGTTACCTCTACCTAATGGATTAACGAGTATTTATTACCAATGAAATATAAGGATTTCATACTAATTTCATTTCTGTATGCATATCTAATTTTTTGTACTTAGGATTACAAGGATTTCATGCAAATTTCATCTTTCTACGAAAAGCTAAATATATAAGGAAACATAGCAATTTTTATAAACAAGGTTAATTATGAGCTTTGATTACGACCTTTTTGTAATTGGCGCAGGACCGGGAGGACTTGCTGCCTCAGAACGGGCTGCTAATTATGGGGCAAGGGTGGCAATTGCTGAACAAGACCAAGTAGGCGGTACTTGTGTCGTTCATGGTTGCATTCCAGAAAAAATGATGATCTATGCTGCAAGTTTCTCCCACATTTTTAGAAATGCTGATGAATACGGCTGGGGAAAAGTTCAGAAAAACTTTGATTGGTGTCAGTTTATTGCAGCTAGAAACCGTGAAATCAACCATCTAAGCAAGGTGCATACTCAGCATTTACAAAAAGCAGGGGTTGAACTGTTAAAAGGACATGTCCAATTATTAGATGCTCACACCTTAGAAATCGAAGGAAGGCAGATTACAGCTAACAAAATTTTGATTGCAGTAGGTGGAAAAGATGTAAAGCCAAACATCCCAGGAGTTGAATATGCTATCAGTACTCTTGAAATGCTACAACTTAAACAGCAACCAGAACACTTAGCAATTATCGGCAGCAACCATATTGCTGTGAAGCTAGCAGGAATTATGAATGGTCTAATTTCAAAGGTCACGCAGATAGTAACTGAAGACAAAATTCTGCCAGGCTGCGATGAAGATATTCGCACAACTATTCAAGAGGAAATGACTCGATTAGGAATCAGAATTTGCTGCAATAGTTCTGTTGAAAAAATTGAACAAGCACAGAATTGTTTGAATTTAATCGTATCAGGTGACAGTGAGCCAGTTACTGTAGAAACAGTTGTCTTTATCACAGATCGTGTCCCTAATTTAGATAGGCTGGATTTAGAGAATGCAGGGGTTAAGGTAGATGAAGGGGGGGTTGTTGTAGATGAATACAGCCGTACTTCTGTGGCAAACATTTTTGCTGTTGGTGATTGCACTCCTAGACCTCATTGGACTCCAGTGGCGATCGCTGCTGGTTGCGCTTTCGCTGATACAGAATTTGGCAAGCATCCTCACACAGTTAGTTATGAAACTATTCCTCATGTATTGGCTTCGCAACCTGAAGCTGCTACAGTTGGGTTAACAGAAGCTCAAGCCCGCGCACAATTTGGTGAATCTGTACGCTGCTATTCTAAAAAGTTTCAACCACTATTCAACTTAATAGGTGAATCGGAGCAACAAACCTTGATTAAGTTAGTGGTTGCTGGCAACTCAGAGCGAGTTCTAGGTGCTCATATGGTAGGGAATTACGCCGCAGAGGTGATCCAAATGATTGGTCTTGCTATGAAAGCAGGTGTTACCAAGCAACATTTTGATCGCACAATTGGTATTCATCCAACAGTTGGCGAAGAGTTTTTCAGCTTACGGTGAGTCCTCATTGGGTATAGCAGCGATCGCACTCACAGGCTGCTGTCTGTTCTTTTCCTGAGTAAAGTAAATCTACCGCACAGATGATTTAAGGCATTGCTCTTGCTTTTAACATGGGTGTTACTAAGAAAGACTTTGACATAACTATCAGCATTCATCCTCAACTAAATAGTTTGTACATTGAGGCGCTAAAGCTAGATTTCTGTGTTCTTCACTAATGTTGGAGATTGTCAGCTAAAAAGGAGGGAAAATGGCTAATATTGGCTTATTCTATGGCAGTGAAACAGGCTACACCCAAATAGAAGCAGAAATGATTCAAAAGGAATTTGGTGGGGAGTCTGTGGTGGAGATTTTTGATATTGCAAGGGCTGAAGCAAGTGATTTTGAAAACTTTGAATACATTATCATTGGTTGTCCCACTTGGAATGTTGGTGAACTACAAAGTGCTTGGGAATATTTTTACGATGAGCTAGACAACATAGATTTTAGTGGCAAGAAAGTTGCTTATTTTGGCCCAGGCGATCAGGTAGGTTATCCTGATACTTTTGAAGATGCACTCGGCATTTTAGAAGAAAAAATTTCAGAGCAGGGCGGTACAACAGTAGGGTACTGGCCTACTGATGGTTATGAGTTTAATGAGTCTAAAGCAGTTAGGGATGGCAAATTTGTCGGTCTTGCTCTTGATGAAGATAACCAGTCTGATTTGACCGAAGAGCGAATCAAAGCCTGGGTTGCACAACTGAAGAAAGAATTTGGCTTATAGGAGAGTTATTTGATTGAGCTTGTTGTAAATGAGTCAATACAGTTTATTGCCCTTACCTATCTACGAAATGCTAGGTACTATGATTTTAGCAGTAGATAATTTATAAGAAAAACTCAGTAGACCCCATTGCCCAGTAGGTGTAAGTGAAATTTAGTTAGAGGAGTTATTAAATCTAACTAATTGCAAGAGGTCTATTGAGTTATTTTTGAGTTATTTTTATTCTGACAGGTAAAGATGAAATTAAGATGAAATATGAAGTTATTTCCGAAAATTTATAACTG contains:
- a CDS encoding E2/UBC family protein; its protein translation is MSFLPSNDRQYLENRGLPFEEVVDASQKGVILREFQLPPGRFDTEQADILILLPSGYPDAPPDMFYLLPWVKLVQGAKYPKAADQAHQFNSQKWQRWSRHNNEWRPGTDGIWTMLKRIENALEVAA
- a CDS encoding multiubiquitin domain-containing protein, encoding MTNNTVVEEIELEAWVKQHGAVQPPLAKHYLVRIDDRSYKVDDPVITGGQLLDKASKRPVDEHLIFQVLHNGQLEEIRLDETVELRKPGIERFITWRSDRSFRFVIDGRRFEWGAPIITGLKLKELAGVDPKSYGVWLEVRGAEDRPIADNESVDLQAPGVERFFTGKKTTTEG
- a CDS encoding helix-turn-helix domain-containing protein; the protein is MAKGQFDVEAFYAALDSQRLSKRLTWKQVAEKSGVSASTLTRIAQGRRPDVDSMAALLAWSGLNADSFIKREQDTPTESEPLAKITAYLRADPHLTPEAASAMEAVIKAAYEKLRKDQ
- a CDS encoding ImmA/IrrE family metallo-endopeptidase, producing MPVKAKFRRGFKKEASAYSREFRAELGLKPHDPLCPWQLAEHLAIPIVPLSEFQNKIPDEVRYLTEKDTKSFSAITVFYGTQRIIVHNDAHSLLRQASNVSHELSHGILQHQPDEVFNECGCRNFNQEYEDEANWLGPALLISEEAALHIVKIAMTIDEAVEYYRASKEVINMRINVTGARKRISSRWRAS
- a CDS encoding GNAT family N-acetyltransferase; translated protein: MRLQVQLNRGNDNQLIDGVIVELAQNHIDDFENLWREQLRVFQTEDKFWDWLFKLGYISNNENEEGYALEVEGCTQGLMMVETQLHGSREAIGQRLVYIQYITSAPWNRKEIQRPPRYKGVGTALLRYARIRSVELGYGGRVGLHSLRSSEQFYENQGMTNFGSEEEYEDMTYFEYGLLRRPLR
- a CDS encoding cupredoxin domain-containing protein translates to MFSKKTIFGHLIALGFLLGVTSGVTRAQMPPGEMPLSETEQTTQFRRIEQPLGVKVGVTVGGIALIGLELWWFIWSKTKSQQAETNQGIEEVTILVDGGYEPSRIVVNAGQKVRLNFMRRDPSSCLEQVLLPDFHIAQQLDLNHVTSVEFTPEKPGQYPFTCGMNMFRGVVEVQRSNLSNMNGSSSLKARHTTYSSS
- a CDS encoding DUF2231 domain-containing protein; the protein is MPPIHPAIVHFPIALVTLSVFADGFGYLMDNASLQATGWWALVGALIGAAIAVPAGLFDMRRERLEHTAHQHVHTHMRVGFTVAAAIAGLTIWRWLIQYNPRFNWGWGYLVVAVVVLGLTLFQGWLGSELVYSNGVGVAPTGQGTEPANEAQRRIARVAGGSNSSDRHSH
- a CDS encoding heavy-metal-associated domain-containing protein — translated: MPLQLKVPKIVCASCVDTVTKAVKSVDATAKVEVDTKTKMVRVETQQPEAEIKQAIAAVGYPAA
- a CDS encoding four-helix bundle copper-binding protein — its product is MAHKIPQSSVDIAVHCAYECEHCADECLGSMPECARLCIDCAQICWTSAAYISRSSRFIPQIVRSCIEICEACASECEKYPDNPHCQKCAQACRQAAEEYRKIATVAGVA
- a CDS encoding four-helix bundle copper-binding protein; protein product: MTVQQLTLNQVNQGMQECIQNCLDCHSICLNTVTYCLQKGGNHVEQSHIRLLLDCAEICQTSANFMLRTSQLHARTCEVCAEVCERCAENYVRVAAPKELRMGDDAQMKACADMCRRCAESCRQMSNVAIETHAEARLKTDLNQDLLI
- a CDS encoding four-helix bundle copper-binding protein, whose product is MAIQQLTLNQVNQQMQECIQNCLDCHSICLNTVTYCLQKGGNHAEQSHIQLLLDCAEICETSANFMLRTSQLHARTCGVCAEVCERCAENCDRMGDDAQMKACADMCRRCAQSCRQMSMATA
- the gorA gene encoding glutathione-disulfide reductase; translation: MSFDYDLFVIGAGPGGLAASERAANYGARVAIAEQDQVGGTCVVHGCIPEKMMIYAASFSHIFRNADEYGWGKVQKNFDWCQFIAARNREINHLSKVHTQHLQKAGVELLKGHVQLLDAHTLEIEGRQITANKILIAVGGKDVKPNIPGVEYAISTLEMLQLKQQPEHLAIIGSNHIAVKLAGIMNGLISKVTQIVTEDKILPGCDEDIRTTIQEEMTRLGIRICCNSSVEKIEQAQNCLNLIVSGDSEPVTVETVVFITDRVPNLDRLDLENAGVKVDEGGVVVDEYSRTSVANIFAVGDCTPRPHWTPVAIAAGCAFADTEFGKHPHTVSYETIPHVLASQPEAATVGLTEAQARAQFGESVRCYSKKFQPLFNLIGESEQQTLIKLVVAGNSERVLGAHMVGNYAAEVIQMIGLAMKAGVTKQHFDRTIGIHPTVGEEFFSLR
- the fldA gene encoding flavodoxin FldA, which produces MANIGLFYGSETGYTQIEAEMIQKEFGGESVVEIFDIARAEASDFENFEYIIIGCPTWNVGELQSAWEYFYDELDNIDFSGKKVAYFGPGDQVGYPDTFEDALGILEEKISEQGGTTVGYWPTDGYEFNESKAVRDGKFVGLALDEDNQSDLTEERIKAWVAQLKKEFGL